One stretch of Geoalkalibacter ferrihydriticus DSM 17813 DNA includes these proteins:
- a CDS encoding NusG domain II-containing protein: MMARLWRRMTGLDRIITVLLLVAVGASFGLLGQRPAGAWVQVERDGRLLFSAPLSEARRVSLPGPLGDTLLEIADGQARILDSPCPHKVCIGMGGVFRRGALIACVPNRLIVHIEGNGEEGTSTYDLLSH; encoded by the coding sequence ATGATGGCGCGTTTGTGGCGGCGCATGACCGGTCTCGACAGGATCATCACGGTGCTTCTGCTGGTGGCGGTGGGCGCCTCTTTCGGCCTGCTCGGGCAGCGCCCGGCCGGGGCCTGGGTTCAGGTCGAGCGCGATGGGCGCCTGCTGTTCAGCGCGCCTCTCAGTGAGGCGCGCCGCGTGAGTCTGCCCGGTCCTCTGGGCGATACCCTGCTGGAAATCGCCGACGGCCAGGCGCGCATTCTCGATTCCCCCTGTCCGCACAAAGTGTGTATCGGCATGGGCGGGGTCTTTCGTCGCGGCGCGCTCATCGCCTGCGTTCCCAACCGCCTGATCGTGCATATCGAGGGCAACGGCGAAGAAGGAACTTCGACCTATGACCTCCTCAGCCATTGA
- a CDS encoding Gx transporter family protein: MTSSAIDPDELARCRRRVFLALFTALAVALHTLEFLLPAPAPWFRFGFANILTLCALFLFDGRAAWTVSLTRVVVGSLVLGNLFAPGFFLSLAGAVAATALMTGARALAGGRLGPVGASALGAVGHALGQILVAWLLLVRHDGLWLLLPFFLLFSLLTGLINGFAAAALIDVVRGHRAFSPAGEAPEAPP; encoded by the coding sequence ATGACCTCCTCAGCCATTGATCCGGACGAACTGGCGCGCTGCCGCCGCCGGGTGTTTCTCGCCCTGTTCACCGCCCTGGCGGTGGCGTTGCACACTCTGGAATTTCTCCTGCCGGCTCCAGCTCCCTGGTTTCGTTTCGGTTTCGCCAACATCCTGACGCTTTGTGCTCTGTTTCTGTTTGACGGCCGCGCCGCCTGGACGGTCAGCCTGACCCGGGTGGTGGTCGGTTCGCTGGTCCTGGGCAATCTGTTTGCACCGGGTTTCTTTTTGTCCCTCGCCGGGGCGGTTGCGGCGACGGCTTTGATGACCGGCGCGCGGGCCCTGGCCGGTGGGCGCCTCGGCCCGGTGGGCGCTTCGGCCCTGGGGGCGGTGGGCCACGCCCTCGGCCAGATTTTGGTCGCCTGGCTGCTGCTGGTGCGTCATGACGGCCTGTGGCTGTTGCTGCCTTTTTTTCTGCTGTTTTCCCTGCTGACCGGGCTGATCAACGGCTTTGCCGCCGCGGCGTTGATTGACGTGGTGCGCGGCCATCGCGCCTTTTCCCCTGCGGGGGAAGCACCGGAGGCGCCGCCATGA
- a CDS encoding ABC transporter ATP-binding protein yields MTQFAAALRPYLIPYRRALLLGSLWLVATTLLAMVIPWMLKIGIEAVEGGNSAALFTAVAVLALAALVRCATRIASRLYYLHSARRLEIDLRRDLLARLLHQDGFFFDRHRTGDLLARFTGDLANVRMFAGFGLLTIVNAATVYLLTLAVMLVLSPTLTLIAVLPYPLMLLAVKWLSRHLLYHSAQVQEGMGRLSEAVEEGVSGQAVIRAYGLGAGREARFAEINDEYLRRNLVLARLRALVMPVMTLVGPLGTLLVLYFGGRQVAAGTLSLGEFVAFNAYLVQLAWPTLLLGWVLTLLQRASASMERLQLLLALPVVPPAPAVPDSEAPAPQVSLRGLSFAYADKPVLSDLSLEVPTGALVGLTGPAGSGKTTLLRLLAGLYPPPPGTVFMDGQDLTDLDDRAHRLRVAAVPQEGRLFSGTLQENLLYAAPQADAEQLSRLAERVQLAGEVADFPQGFATRVGEGGMSLSGGQRQRVTIGRALARDAGLWLLDDPFSHLDASTARALWDELRPLLRGRTVFLVSGRVSLLAGADLILVLAGGRIAQQGTHDELLKAGGLYARLYHREQLQADLETTHDTPRTTDHEQLTTNN; encoded by the coding sequence ATGACGCAATTCGCCGCCGCACTGCGGCCCTATCTCATTCCCTACCGCAGGGCTCTGTTGCTCGGTTCTCTGTGGCTGGTGGCGACCACCCTGTTGGCCATGGTCATTCCCTGGATGCTCAAGATCGGTATCGAGGCCGTCGAGGGAGGCAACTCCGCTGCGCTGTTCACGGCGGTTGCGGTGTTGGCCCTGGCCGCCCTGGTGCGCTGTGCCACGCGTATCGCCTCGCGTCTGTATTATCTGCACAGCGCGCGGCGCCTGGAAATCGATCTGCGCCGCGATCTGCTGGCGCGGCTGCTGCACCAGGATGGATTTTTTTTCGATCGCCACCGCACCGGTGATCTGCTCGCGCGCTTTACCGGTGATCTGGCCAACGTGCGCATGTTCGCCGGATTCGGCCTCTTGACCATCGTTAATGCGGCAACGGTTTATCTGCTGACCCTGGCTGTAATGCTGGTGCTTTCGCCGACCCTGACTCTGATCGCGGTGTTGCCCTATCCGCTGATGCTGCTTGCAGTCAAATGGCTCAGCCGCCATCTGCTCTATCATTCCGCGCAGGTGCAGGAGGGCATGGGACGGCTCAGCGAGGCCGTGGAGGAGGGCGTGAGCGGCCAGGCGGTGATCCGTGCCTATGGGTTGGGTGCGGGACGCGAGGCGCGCTTCGCCGAGATCAACGACGAGTATTTGCGCCGCAACCTGGTGCTGGCGCGATTGCGCGCTCTGGTGATGCCGGTCATGACCCTGGTGGGGCCGCTGGGAACACTGCTGGTGCTTTATTTCGGCGGCCGGCAGGTGGCGGCGGGAACCCTGTCCCTGGGGGAGTTTGTCGCCTTCAACGCGTATCTGGTGCAACTGGCCTGGCCGACACTGCTCCTCGGCTGGGTGTTGACCCTGCTGCAGCGCGCCTCGGCGAGCATGGAGCGGCTGCAATTGTTGCTGGCCCTGCCTGTGGTGCCGCCGGCCCCGGCAGTGCCGGATAGCGAGGCTCCCGCGCCGCAGGTGTCCTTGCGTGGACTGAGCTTCGCCTATGCGGATAAGCCCGTCCTCTCTGATCTGTCCCTGGAGGTACCCACTGGTGCCCTGGTTGGTCTCACCGGCCCGGCCGGATCCGGCAAGACCACTTTGCTGCGGCTGCTGGCTGGGCTCTATCCGCCGCCGCCCGGCACGGTTTTCATGGACGGGCAGGATTTGACCGATCTCGATGACCGCGCCCACCGTCTGCGTGTGGCGGCGGTGCCCCAGGAAGGTCGGCTGTTTTCCGGAACCTTGCAGGAAAACCTGCTGTACGCCGCGCCCCAGGCCGACGCGGAGCAGCTGAGCCGGCTTGCCGAGCGTGTGCAACTTGCGGGCGAGGTTGCGGATTTCCCGCAGGGCTTTGCCACTCGGGTGGGCGAGGGCGGCATGAGCCTGTCCGGCGGTCAGCGCCAGCGCGTCACCATCGGTCGCGCCCTGGCACGCGACGCGGGACTCTGGTTGCTGGATGATCCCTTCAGTCATCTCGACGCATCGACCGCCCGTGCCCTGTGGGACGAGCTGCGTCCCCTGCTGCGCGGCCGTACGGTGTTCCTGGTGTCCGGAAGGGTATCGCTGCTTGCCGGTGCAGACCTCATCCTCGTCCTCGCCGGCGGGCGCATCGCGCAGCAAGGCACCCACGACGAATTGCTTAAGGCTGGGGGTCTCTACGCCCGCCTCTATCACCGCGAACAATTGCAGGCGGATCTTGAAACCACCCACGACACGCCGCGAACAACTGACCACGAACAACTGACCACCAACAACTGA